A portion of the Saimiri boliviensis isolate mSaiBol1 chromosome 1, mSaiBol1.pri, whole genome shotgun sequence genome contains these proteins:
- the PIGF gene encoding phosphatidylinositol-glycan biosynthesis class F protein, with product MKDTDIRRLLYTHLLCIFSIILSVFIPSLCLENFSILETHLTWLCTCSGFVIAVNLVLYLVVKPNASSKRSSLSHKVTRFLKCCTYFLMSCFSFHVIFVLYGAPLIELALETFLFAVILSTFTTVPCLCLLGPNLKAWLRVFSRNGVTSIWENSLQITTISSFVGAWLGALPIPLDWERPWQVWPISCTLGATFGYVAGLVISPLWIYWNRKQLTYKNN from the exons ATGAAAGATACCGATATCAGAAGACTACTGTATACCCACCTTTTATGCATATTCTCAATTATCCTAAGTGTCTTCATTCCATCACTCTGCTTGGAGAACTTCTCAATATTGGAAACACACTTGACATGGTTGTGCACCTGTTCTGGTTTTGTAATTGCTGTCAATCTAGTACTATATTTAGTAGTGAAACCAAATGCATCCTCCAAAAGAAGTTCATTATCACACAAG gTAACCAGATTTTTGAAGTGCTGTACCTACTTTCTTATGTCTTGTTTCTCctttcatgtaatttttgttcTATATGGAGCACCACTAATAGA gttggcattggaaacatttttatttgcagttATTTTGTCTACTTTTACTACTGTACCTTGCTTATGTTTGTTAGGACCAAACCTCAAAGCATGGCTAAGagttttcagtagaaatgg AGTTACATCCATATGGGAGAACAGTCTCCAGATCACTACAATTTCTAGTTTTGTAGGAGCATGGCTTGGAGCACTTCCTATTCCACTGGATTGGGAAAGACCATGGCAG GTATGGCCCATCTCCTGTACGCTTGGAGCGACCTTTGGCTACGTGGCTGGCCTTGTTATTTCACCACTCTGGATATACTGGAATAGAAAGCAACTTACATACAAGAACAATTAA